CGCGCTCTTCGCGCTGAAACAATACGAGCCCGCGCTCGCGCTTGCCGAGAGAATGCTTTCCTCCGCCACCGAAAAAGAACTCGGAAAGTTCCGCTACGCAAAATACCAGTTGCTGCGCGCCAACGCGCTGTTCCAACTCCGCAGGTTCACCCAGGCATTAAACATTCTCTCGCAGGAATGGGAAATCTCCAAAGACAAAGAGGGCTGGGAAACCGGCTTGCGCGTGCTGAAAATAATGACGCTGCTCGAAATGAAAAAAGAAAGCGAAGCCACGCTAAACATTCTCGCGCTCAAACAATTTTTCAAACGCATGGGCAGCGCAAGCCCGCGCGATAAAATTATTCTCAACCTGCTCATGCAGGCGCAGCGCGCAGGATTTATGTTTAACCTGCTCAACGGAGTGGCGCACGAAAATATTGCTAAACTCAGCCCTCCCTCCCCCCGAAGGGGTGAACATGCGCGCGCAGCCCTCTCCCCTTCGGGGAGAGATGGAGAGGGGCTTCTCTCCTGGCAGCCCTTCACCCCCGAAGTAATTCCTTTCCACCAATGGTTTGCTTCCAGGATGCCTGCCGGAAAAAAGAAAACAACAGAGAAAGAATTCGCGCAGGAGAGCTAACCCGTGGAAAACAACCGGGGAGCAAAAAAAACTAATCAATAATTACGACTTTATTTTTTAACGACCTGTGTCTTTTCACTTCAGCAAGAATTGTATTTGCGATGGATTTAAAATCTTTAGTTCTCGCTTGCAGGAAAATAATTCCGTAATGAGTTTGGTTGATAAACCGGTCGTCTAAAAAATCTTTATCATACGTAACAATAGTCATTTTTGCCCGCAGCGAATAATTGAAAATAAGTTCATCCCCGCTTCCCGCATATTTTGTTTTTATAATATGCCTGACAGGAATATTGTTTCCGCTTAAGTGGATAAAAATATCGTGAGGAATGTTTTCGTCAAGAAGCAAGCGCATGAGTGAACAATATCTCCTCGCGTTTTAGCCGTTTGGCAGAATAGCCCAATGCAGCAAGAATGTCTGCCTTGGTTAACTGAGGGTATTGAAGAAGAATATCGGCAAACGCCCAATCACTCGCAAGAAGTTCAAGAATAAGTTCAACAGAAATTCGTGTTCCCTGAACAATAGGTTTGCCCCTTAGAATTTTAGGGTTAAAAGTAATACGGCTTTTTACAAAAGATTTTTTCATTGCCTGTCATTATTCTGATACAAAGATATAAATTATTATTTGCCCTGCTCCCGTGAGAGAAAGAAAGGGCGCATCAGATATACTGAACGAACATGAGTTTGCAAGAAACTTACAAGTCAGCAGTCCGCAATCTTCAGTCGGCAATTTTGCTGACTGTGGACTGGAGATTGGCGACTTGTTTTGCAAACTCAAACAGCATTAGTATACGTTTAATCAGCCCACTCCATTCCTTTCTTCAGCAATGAACTTGTTTTTTCTTCCGCGGAATTTTTTTCGGGAATAAAATCATAGAGCCATGTTGCTTCGGGCGGCAAACTCATCAGGATGGATTCTGTCCGCCCGTTTGTTTCCAATCCGAATTTGGTTCCGCGGTCATACACTAAATTGAATTCGGCATATCTTCCCCTGCGCAGCAGTTGCCATTGCTTTTCTTTTTCTGCGAACGGCTTGTCTTTGTTTTTCCGGACGAGGTGCATATATATAGGAAGAAAAATATTTCCGACAGCCATGACGAATTCGAAAAATTGCCCCAGCG
The sequence above is drawn from the Bacteroidota bacterium genome and encodes:
- a CDS encoding DUF433 domain-containing protein, with translation MKKSFVKSRITFNPKILRGKPIVQGTRISVELILELLASDWAFADILLQYPQLTKADILAALGYSAKRLKREEILFTHALAS
- a CDS encoding DUF5615 family PIN-like protein, with translation MRLLLDENIPHDIFIHLSGNNIPVRHIIKTKYAGSGDELIFNYSLRAKMTIVTYDKDFLDDRFINQTHYGIIFLQARTKDFKSIANTILAEVKRHRSLKNKVVIID